ATGGAATATTGAAACTTTTGGCAAGCGATCGCTTTTCCGCTACTTAGTTCAACAACATACATCCACAACTTACAACTATATCGCCAAAGAAGCAGTACCAGCTTATCTGCAAACCTCTCCTGCTGCTACTCGCGCCCTCTATAGTGCCATTCAATCGGGATATAATCGGCTTCCAGATTTGCCACAAATACAATGTCCTAGTTTGGTTCTTGCTGGCGATCAAGACCGCCATATCACATCTGATTCCAGTTTACAAACTGCTCAACACCTCCAAAATTCTCAGTGGCAGTGCTATTCAAACACCGCCCATCTTTTCCCGTGGGAAGTCCCCCAGCAGGTGCTGAATGACATTGACCATTGGCTGGAAGAACATCCGCAGGTAATTGGTATTCAATAGTCCCAGAGTTTTTACCTCTGAACCACATAATTCGCAATTAGAACTCGAAATTACGTTAGCGTCTCGTAGAGAAGCCCATGACGAATTACGTTAGCGCAGCGTTAGCGAGTCCGCGAGCGTCATTACGAATTACGAATTACGAATTACGAATTACGAATTATCTTGATTTTCGCCTAACTTAAATCTGACCGCCAAAGGCAGGCTGTACTTTGCGGTCAAATCTTTCCCCCAAGTCTTCAGCAATTGTTAAGGTATTAGGTTTGCAACGTTTGACACGCATAGTAATTCCCGTAGCTCCTTCGACTTCCAAATCTTCTATGTATCCAACGCTTGAAAATTTTGCATCAGAAGAAGTCAGAAATGGCCCAAAGTAGTAAGTACACCGGGGATTTTGCGTCACAATCTCTACCCACCAAGCCAGGCCGATGGAGTCGAATGTGTTAATCAACACTTCCTTGAGGTTATGCCAAAGGGTTTTCATGTTTTTCGCCGATTTATAAACGTCTACAGGGTGTTAAACGATATGGTGCTTTATTATCTTTTACATTTCTTTATACTCTGTTACTGTTATTTTTTCAAAGAAATTTTTTGTACCTTATCTAAGTACAGCGTATTTAGCGATCGCTGACGATAAATTTCATAAAGCGCCATCCCTGCTGCTACAGAAGCATTTAGGCTGGGAGTCTTACCTTGCAGAGGAATCGATACCAAGAAATCACAGGAACGTTGAGTCAACATACCCAGACCTTCGCCTTCTGAACCAATTACCAAAACGATTGGGCCTTTGAAATTGACAGTATGCACGGGTTCACTTCCACTTGCAGCAGTGCCATAAATCCAAAAGCCAGCTTCTTTTAATTCTTCTAAGGCGCGGCTGAGGTTAACAACTCTAGATACAGTAAAGTTTTCTAAAGCGCCTGCTGCTACTTTCATAACAGTGGAAGTGATCCCAGATGCCCGTCTTTGGGGAATTACCAATCCTTGAGCGCCTATTGCTTCGGCGGTGCGAATAATTGCTCCTAAGTTGTGGGGATCAGTAATTCCGTCAGCCACGACAATAACGGGATCGGTTACAGATTTAGACTGTTCAATGAGATCGGCTAATTCGATATAGCCGTAAGGAGCAGTTTGTGCTGCCACACCTTGATGATTAGCGCCATTGGTAAGATAGTCTAAGCGCTTGGGTTCAACCTCATCAATAACGGTGCCATTTTCCTTAGCTTGGAGCAGAAAATGGTGAAAGCTGGGATCGTAGCGCAGACGGGTCGTAATCCAGATGCGGTTAAGATTGCGCTGTTTTTGCAATGCACTCAATACTGGATGACGACCGTAGATGATATCGTTATCTTCTTCTATTGGTTGTGTAGATACAGGCGACTGAGAGAAGTTGCTATTTCGTTGTCGAGAATTGCCAGAAATGGTGTTGCTATCTATTTTCCGGGGATTGCGAGTGGGATTAGCAACAGAAATAGGGTTGCTATCTATTTTCCGGGGATTACGAGTGGGATTAGCAACAGAAATAGGGTTGCTATCTATTTTCCGAGGATTACGAGTGGGATTACTAACAACACGCTTACCCTTAATTTTTATAGGTTTACCACGATTGGGTTCGCCAGTAGAAGTGTTAGTGCTGATGATTTTTCTCGGTTTATTCTGCATTTGAGTTATGAATATAGCTTATGGTTGAACATCCCGATTACCTTAATTTCTGGAACCTAATCTACTGCTGTACCTATTGTTGTGAAATTGAGCTTTCACTCTTTTTCTACATGAAGCATTTGCAACAGTTCGGTTAGACGCTGGTAATCGGTGAGATATAAATAGCCTATTAGGGTTTCTAGACTAGTTGCCTGTTGATAAATTTCGGGATTAAGTCGCTTAGGGCGGCCTGTCGCGGCGTTTCTACCCCGTCGGACAATTTCTAATTCGGTGTCCCTCAGATGAGGAGTTAGCGATCGCAAATGTAGCGCTTGTGTTTCTGCTCTTACCTGCTCCACTACCAGACTATGGTAAATTCCCGACCGCTGCAATGGCAGCAGATAGAACATTCTAACATACAACTCATAAATTGCATCCCCCAAATATGCTAAAGCAGTAGGAGAAATTTGTTGCACTTGTGAGAGGGAAATCTGTTGGAATGGCCCTGTGGTTGCCAAGAGTGCTTCAGTCCAAGATAAACTCTGCTTGGGAGTTTTATCTTGTCCATCTAATAGCTCTTCCTCCTGTGACTTCACAAATAAATCATTCCTTGACGGGCTAGATTAGGAAGGCATTCTTCGCAAAGACTGATTTTTCTGAAGTATGCCATGATAGTATACTTAGCATAATCAATACTATCAAAATTACTTCTTAATTTCATCTTTTTGATTGAGAGTTGGCATTTAAAATCACCCTGATGTCAACGCCTGTAAACCAAATTTCGCCTACTTCTTGTGGTCTGTGTCTAAGATAGGGTAAAATCTGAACATCAAATACACCCCGTTACTAGATAGCATTGCTATGCTTACTTAGTAAGTGACAATTTTTAACTATACAGTATCAAGTCAAGTTTATCTATAGACAAATCTGCTAAATTTGTATTTTTTACAACTTTTTCAGACTTAATTATTTGTCGGAATGTTCTAGTAAGCGATTACACAGCAATCACTTGGTGTACATATTTTTTTGATTGCTCTACTTTAAAGATAATAATAGCGCAACTGGCTTCTTGCCTCTCCCACAAGGAGAGAGGTTTTCTGCCAGAAGTTTTAAAAATTAAGCTACCCGATGTTGAATCTGGATAGCTGAATTGGTCTCTCGGTTCAAGCAATCAAGACTACTTGACGTTTTCTAGAGCTTCTTCAACTGATTTTTGCAGGGAGAGAAACTTCTCTAGACGAACAAGCTTGACTGTTTGAGTTACGCGGGCATTCGTGACAATTTGCAAAGTGCCTTCAGCCGTTTGAGCCTGCTTGGCTAGCTGCACTAAAGCGCCCAAGCCAGAGCTATCAATAAAGTCGATTTGTGAGAGATCCAAAATAATGTGCTTAGGGCCCTCTTCGATCTTGCTGCCAAGCACTTTGCGAAATGTGGGTTCAGAAAAGGCATCTAACAAACCTGTGAGGCGGAATAGCTGGCAGTTATCCCGGACTTCACGAGTACCCCTCAGGCTAACGGTTAGATTCAGTGGCTCAGCAATAATTCCCTCCTCATGAGTTAAAGTGAACGCTCAAGTATAGATGGTTTTTGAGCAAGTTGTCTACAATCTTTTGGGGCATTGGGCACTTGTACTGAGCGAAGTCGAAGTATTGGGCATTGAAAAACTTTTTCTTAGTCCTTAGCTAGTACCCATTCCCTATTTTTACTTAACCTCGGCTGTTGCGGCTTGACGTGCTGCTTGCATGGCTTGAACAAATTGCTCAAACAAGTAATCGGCATCGTGTGGGCCAGGACTGGCTTCTGGGTGATACTGTACAGAGAATACAGGTAGAGATTTGTGACGTACCCCGGCAATGGTGCGATCGTTTAAGTTTAGATGGCTGATTTCCACAACTGCCGTAGGTAAAGAATCTGGATCAATAGCAAAACTATGGTTTTGGCTGGTAATTTCTACCCGTTGTTGTAAACCCGCAGGCTGATTTAAACCACGATGACCAAATTTTAATTTATAGGTTTCTGCACCTAATGCATGACCTAAAATTTGATGCCCCATACAAATACCAAAAATGGGTTTTTGACTTAACAAAAGCGCTTTGGCAGTTGCAATCCCTCCAGTGACGGCAGCTGGGTCGCCCGGCCCATTAGAAAGAAACACACCATCTGGATTGTAATTGAGGATTTCTTCTGGTGGCGTATCAGCAGGCACAACAATTACCCGACAACCGTAACTTACTAAGCGACGCAAAATGTTGCGTTTTACGCCAAAGTCAAGGGCGACAACGGTAAAGGCTTCTCCAAGATTTTCCGCAGCCTCACAGTTGAATTCCCAAGCTGGAATTGTGGGATCTGACCATTCATAAGCCGTTGATGTGGTGACTTCGCGAACCAGATTCAATCCCGCCATGTTGGGAGCCGCCTGTACCTGTTCTAGCAATTCCGCCTCATCGAGAATAGTTGTGGAAATGCCACCGTTCATGGCTCCAAACATCCGAATTTTGCGGGTGAGGGCGCGGGTATCTATGCCGTAGATCCCTGGTACTTGGTTTTGTTTCAGGTAGTCTGGTAAGGATTGTGTCGATCGCCAGTTACTTGGTCGTTGACAAATATTTCGGGCGATCGCACCCCGCACTTGAGGGCCATCTGATTCCTCATCTTCAAGATTAATACCAGTATTGCCTAATTCAGGATAGGTAAAAATGACAATCTGACCACAGTAACTAGGGTCAGTCAGTACTTCTTGATATCCGGTCATGCCAGTGTTGAACACCACTTCTCCGATCGCGGTTCCTGTAGCACCGAAAGACCAACCGCGATAAGTGGTTCCATCTGCCAGGACAAGTAAAGCAGGTATTGCGTCAGTCAGGGGCATAGTAAGTTGGGGAATTGGGAATTGGGAATTGGGAATTGGGAATTGGGAATTGGGGATTGGGAAAACTTTTCCCCACCTAGTCCCCAGTCTCTAGTCTCCAGTCTCCAATACTGCGATTGTTAATTATCCCATGAGTTGGGCAGTTGGGAGTTTTTAGGATCGTTAATTAAAATTAAAAGGGAATTAAACTAGCGGCAGTGGATTTGGCAAAGCTTGGGCAGTTAAAATTAATTATGCTTCAGTCTTTTTTATCCCGTGCAACCCTAATTTTTTTATCAAGCGCTCTAGCGGTTTTGTGTGTTGCCTGTAGTGAAGACAAACAAAACACTGCGACTGGTGGCAATGAGCAACCCGCGCCAATTGGGGATCTGGCATCAGCACAGCCTGCCGTCAAACCACGAACACCAGCTGTTACGCCAGAAGTACAGCCGCTAGAGCCGTCTGAAAGTGAACCCAGTATTTTTGAACAGGGGCTAGACAAAGCGGTTGGCGCTTGGAGTATCAGCCGTTCTGCTCAATCTCCAGGTGATTGGATTTTGGTGGCGAATCAGTACCAGGATGCGATCGCGCTGATGCAAAGAGTCCGGCGAAAAAGCCCAGAATTTGCGATCGCTCAAACCAAAATTACTGAATATCGCCGCCAAATTAAATATGCCCAACAACAAGCTACTCCTCGCCCTGTGCGTCTTGCCGAACCAAAGAGAATAGTGGTTGTGGTGCCCCAAACAACAATTACACCAAAGTATACCTCGCCTCCACAAGAAACAAAACCGTTACCAATAGAGCCAGGTTTGCCCTCATCAGCAGTGGTGATTCCAGATCAGGAAGTATTTACAGCGCCGATTAAAAGGCGAATTGGTGGAACGCCAATTGTGGAAGTCACTTTCAATGGCCAACGAGAATTTGAGATGATTGTGGATACGGGAGCCAGTGGCACTGTCATCACCCAACAGATGGCCAATGCTTTGGGAATCGTGACAGTAGGGAGAGCTAAAGCAAATACCGCTAGTTCTAGAGCTGTAGAATTTCCTGTGGGCTATGTTAATTCGATGGCCGTTGGTGGGGTAATAGTGAATAGAATCCCAGTAGCGATCGCAGGTGCGGAACTAGAAACTGGACTTTTAGGGCATGACTTTTTTGGCAACTACGATGTCACCATCAAACGTAATGTAATAGAATTTCGCCCGCAATCGCGATCGCAAATTAATTCCCCAGAAACTCAACTAACTGCTCCAACTTCGTCCAAGCTGCCCCGCTTTGTAGGATATCCTTAGCGATTTTAATCCCTTGGGCGTGATCCAGCAGTGCGATCGTACCTGCTACTTGCAACGCCAACGACGCATTCAACGCAACAGCATCTTGTTGCGCCTGAGTTCCCTTACCTTGGAGTACCGCCTTGAGAATTACTGCATTCTCTTGGACATCTCCACCCCGAAGCATACCTATGGGAGCAGGTGTTAGATCCAAATCTAGGGGATTAATGGTAGTTACCTGTACTTCTCCATCTGATAAAACCGCTAAGTCAGTTTCATCTCCTAACCCAGCCTCATCAAGTTTTTCTCGCCCATGCAAAACAATCGCCTTTTCCTTGCCCAAATTGTTTAATGCTTGGGCAACAGTCGCCAAAAGTTTGGGAGTAAATAGCCCCACAACTTGCCCACTAGGACGCAAAGGATTTACTAACGGCCCCAGTAAATTAAACACCGTTCTTACCCTAAGAGTCCGCCGCAATTGGGCAACTGCTTTAAGTGCTGGATGCCAACCAGGTGCAAACAAAAAAGTGATCCCCACCTCTTGTAATGCGGCTTGCACCTTGTCACTGGATGCGCTTAAGTTTACACCCAAGGCTTCCAATACATCTGCGCTCCCCGTGAGACTTGAAGCTGAACGATTACCGTGTTTAGCAACTGGTACGCCAGATGCAGCCGCAACAAAAGCAACGGCTGTGGAAATATTAAAGGTTGATGAACCATCTCCACCCGTGCCACAGGTATCTATTACAGTGCTGAGTGCTGTTGATAGCGGGGCGTTTAGCCCGTGCTGAGTGCTAAGTGGGGAAGATTGGGATTGTAATACTTCAGCCATACCAGTCAACTCATCGGCAGAAATGCCTCTAAAGTTCAGCGCTGTTAAAATAGCCCCTGATAACTCTGGGGGAACCGCTTCACTAAGCCAACCTTGCATCAATTCAGCAGCTTGAGTACGGGATAAGGATTGGCCATCTATTAATTGTTGCAGCAGCATATACCAGCTAGCAGAGGCTTCTTGAGCAGAGATTGGAAAAGTTGTCATAGCTAAGGTTTCTGGTTTGGTAGGGTGTAGCTAGGTTGAAGGGTATGGGAGCTATCCTACCGGAAAATTGACCGCTATTAAAATTAGGTTGAAATATCAAGGCTCAACTACAAAGCTGGATTAACAAGCTTCTGATTTTTTGCTTTTTTATCCAAATAAAGTTTAATTTCGTAGTTAGTAATGAATAGCTCTTTTCCTTTCGCTGCAACACTCTGCTTATAGTTATTCATGCCATACTGCAATTCCCATGCTGAGATATTAGCCCATTGAAAATTTTCTCGAATTTGCGATGAGTCGTCGTAGGTAATTAACCAGCGATGATGACATTGTTGCAAAAGTTCAGCAAATCTCTTATGTTCAAAAAACGTGTGTAAGTCACCATCTTTACCATATAACTTTGATTTTGTTGCACTAAAATATGGTGGATCTAAAAATAAAAATATATTTTCTCCTGGTGATTTTAATAGGTGACTGTAATCGAGATTAGTAATTTGGACATTTTCTGATAAGATACCTTCTAATTTTTCTAATCGGTCTATCGAAGAATTAGTAAATCTTTTATGAAAAGCTTCTTGAGAAAAGCCACCTGATTCTACAGTTCCTGAAAAAGTAATTCTATTAAGGACGAAAAAACGAACTGCTCTTTCTAAATCAGATAAACTATTGACATCTACACTAGCTAATTCTGTAAAGAGTAATTTACCATCTCTATATTTAACTTTAATATGCCGAATTTCTTGAACTAAGTGAGCCAGATCGCATTGGGCAAACTTCCAAAATAAAAATAGTTCGCGGTTTAAATCGTTAATCCAAATCTTGATATGCGGAAATTTTTGTCTTAAATAAATAAATACAGAACCACCACCTACAAAAGGCTCTCGAAATTCTGAAAAATTATCTGGCAAGTATTCAGCTATTTGATTTATTGCTTTTGATTTACCACCAGGATACCGCAGAGGACTTTTGATAATCATTCATTATAAGGACATATTCAAACTATTTCACAGGTGATACTTGTTTAGTGTTTTTATCAACTATAGTTTCTGGAAAACCATCCCAAGTTCTTCCATCAATTTCTCTACCATATTTTTTCTTTTGAATGCCTCCCCATTGTTTAAAGAAAAATGGCACATTAGCTTGTATACACTGCTCTCTAATATCTCTTACCCATTCAATGTTCATAGGACGAGCACCTACACCAGATTCTCCACCAACAATAATCCAATGTAGCTCATCTAAAGAAAGTGTTAAAGAACCTAAAAGAGGCTCACAAGATAA
The Nostoc punctiforme PCC 73102 genome window above contains:
- a CDS encoding DUF1816 domain-containing protein, which gives rise to MKTLWHNLKEVLINTFDSIGLAWWVEIVTQNPRCTYYFGPFLTSSDAKFSSVGYIEDLEVEGATGITMRVKRCKPNTLTIAEDLGERFDRKVQPAFGGQI
- the rlmB gene encoding 23S rRNA (guanosine(2251)-2'-O)-methyltransferase RlmB, which encodes MQNKPRKIISTNTSTGEPNRGKPIKIKGKRVVSNPTRNPRKIDSNPISVANPTRNPRKIDSNPISVANPTRNPRKIDSNTISGNSRQRNSNFSQSPVSTQPIEEDNDIIYGRHPVLSALQKQRNLNRIWITTRLRYDPSFHHFLLQAKENGTVIDEVEPKRLDYLTNGANHQGVAAQTAPYGYIELADLIEQSKSVTDPVIVVADGITDPHNLGAIIRTAEAIGAQGLVIPQRRASGITSTVMKVAAGALENFTVSRVVNLSRALEELKEAGFWIYGTAASGSEPVHTVNFKGPIVLVIGSEGEGLGMLTQRSCDFLVSIPLQGKTPSLNASVAAGMALYEIYRQRSLNTLYLDKVQKISLKK
- a CDS encoding Mini-ribonuclease 3, with protein sequence MKSQEEELLDGQDKTPKQSLSWTEALLATTGPFQQISLSQVQQISPTALAYLGDAIYELYVRMFYLLPLQRSGIYHSLVVEQVRAETQALHLRSLTPHLRDTELEIVRRGRNAATGRPKRLNPEIYQQATSLETLIGYLYLTDYQRLTELLQMLHVEKE
- a CDS encoding STAS domain-containing protein codes for the protein MIAEPLNLTVSLRGTREVRDNCQLFRLTGLLDAFSEPTFRKVLGSKIEEGPKHIILDLSQIDFIDSSGLGALVQLAKQAQTAEGTLQIVTNARVTQTVKLVRLEKFLSLQKSVEEALENVK
- the carA gene encoding glutamine-hydrolyzing carbamoyl-phosphate synthase small subunit, yielding MPLTDAIPALLVLADGTTYRGWSFGATGTAIGEVVFNTGMTGYQEVLTDPSYCGQIVIFTYPELGNTGINLEDEESDGPQVRGAIARNICQRPSNWRSTQSLPDYLKQNQVPGIYGIDTRALTRKIRMFGAMNGGISTTILDEAELLEQVQAAPNMAGLNLVREVTTSTAYEWSDPTIPAWEFNCEAAENLGEAFTVVALDFGVKRNILRRLVSYGCRVIVVPADTPPEEILNYNPDGVFLSNGPGDPAAVTGGIATAKALLLSQKPIFGICMGHQILGHALGAETYKLKFGHRGLNQPAGLQQRVEITSQNHSFAIDPDSLPTAVVEISHLNLNDRTIAGVRHKSLPVFSVQYHPEASPGPHDADYLFEQFVQAMQAARQAATAEVK
- a CDS encoding retropepsin-like aspartic protease family protein, with the protein product MLQSFLSRATLIFLSSALAVLCVACSEDKQNTATGGNEQPAPIGDLASAQPAVKPRTPAVTPEVQPLEPSESEPSIFEQGLDKAVGAWSISRSAQSPGDWILVANQYQDAIALMQRVRRKSPEFAIAQTKITEYRRQIKYAQQQATPRPVRLAEPKRIVVVVPQTTITPKYTSPPQETKPLPIEPGLPSSAVVIPDQEVFTAPIKRRIGGTPIVEVTFNGQREFEMIVDTGASGTVITQQMANALGIVTVGRAKANTASSRAVEFPVGYVNSMAVGGVIVNRIPVAIAGAELETGLLGHDFFGNYDVTIKRNVIEFRPQSRSQINSPETQLTAPTSSKLPRFVGYP
- the trpD gene encoding anthranilate phosphoribosyltransferase — its product is MTTFPISAQEASASWYMLLQQLIDGQSLSRTQAAELMQGWLSEAVPPELSGAILTALNFRGISADELTGMAEVLQSQSSPLSTQHGLNAPLSTALSTVIDTCGTGGDGSSTFNISTAVAFVAAASGVPVAKHGNRSASSLTGSADVLEALGVNLSASSDKVQAALQEVGITFLFAPGWHPALKAVAQLRRTLRVRTVFNLLGPLVNPLRPSGQVVGLFTPKLLATVAQALNNLGKEKAIVLHGREKLDEAGLGDETDLAVLSDGEVQVTTINPLDLDLTPAPIGMLRGGDVQENAVILKAVLQGKGTQAQQDAVALNASLALQVAGTIALLDHAQGIKIAKDILQSGAAWTKLEQLVEFLGN
- a CDS encoding DNA adenine methylase, with the protein product MIKSPLRYPGGKSKAINQIAEYLPDNFSEFREPFVGGGSVFIYLRQKFPHIKIWINDLNRELFLFWKFAQCDLAHLVQEIRHIKVKYRDGKLLFTELASVDVNSLSDLERAVRFFVLNRITFSGTVESGGFSQEAFHKRFTNSSIDRLEKLEGILSENVQITNLDYSHLLKSPGENIFLFLDPPYFSATKSKLYGKDGDLHTFFEHKRFAELLQQCHHRWLITYDDSSQIRENFQWANISAWELQYGMNNYKQSVAAKGKELFITNYEIKLYLDKKAKNQKLVNPAL